In Candidatus Cohnella colombiensis, one DNA window encodes the following:
- the deoC gene encoding deoxyribose-phosphate aldolase, whose product MNIAGMIDHTLLRADTTRAEIAKLTEEARKYKFASVCVNPTWVAFSAEQLAGTEVKVCTVIGFPLGASTSVVKAMEVKDAIANGATEVDMVINIGQLKDGNDEFVEQDIKAVVDAASNKAIVKVIIETCLLTDEEKIRACELSVKAGADFVKTSTGFSTGGATLQDVALMRKTVGAHIGVKASGGVRSLDDMNKMIEAGANRIGASSGVKIMEGEQSTAAY is encoded by the coding sequence ATGAACATAGCGGGCATGATCGATCACACGCTGCTGCGGGCAGATACTACCCGAGCAGAAATTGCGAAGTTAACTGAAGAGGCCAGGAAATACAAGTTCGCGTCCGTTTGCGTTAATCCAACTTGGGTTGCTTTTTCTGCCGAACAGCTCGCGGGGACAGAGGTAAAGGTTTGTACCGTGATTGGATTTCCGTTAGGCGCATCAACTTCGGTCGTGAAGGCGATGGAAGTGAAAGACGCCATTGCGAATGGCGCCACTGAAGTGGACATGGTCATTAACATTGGTCAGTTAAAAGACGGGAATGACGAGTTTGTTGAGCAGGATATTAAAGCAGTCGTTGATGCAGCTTCCAATAAAGCGATCGTGAAAGTCATCATTGAAACGTGTCTCTTAACTGATGAAGAAAAGATACGGGCATGCGAGCTTTCCGTTAAAGCAGGTGCGGACTTCGTAAAAACATCCACAGGGTTCTCAACTGGAGGCGCTACGTTGCAAGATGTCGCGTTGATGCGCAAGACCGTCGGTGCTCATATCGGCGTGAAGGCTTCCGGGGGTGTACGCAGCCTAGACGACATGAACAAGATGATCGAAGCAGGCGCTAATCGAATCGGAGCTAGCTCAGGTGTAAAGATCATGGAAGGTGAACAATCAACGGCTGCATATTAA
- a CDS encoding cytidine deaminase, with protein MKEQLIQTAIDARKQAYAPYSGFQVGAALLSGGKIYGGCNIENASYGLTNCAERTAVFKAVSEGNTKIEVIAIVADTDGPVSPCGACRQVLAEFSDHNTTIYLTNLHGDIEEWTMAQLLPGAFQATDMKELGSGGDTE; from the coding sequence ATGAAAGAGCAGCTGATTCAAACAGCGATTGATGCTCGCAAGCAAGCATACGCCCCTTACTCCGGCTTCCAAGTGGGAGCCGCACTGCTATCGGGTGGGAAGATATATGGGGGCTGCAACATTGAGAATGCTTCATACGGTTTGACCAATTGTGCAGAACGAACTGCCGTCTTCAAGGCAGTATCAGAAGGAAATACAAAGATTGAAGTGATCGCCATCGTGGCGGATACGGACGGACCCGTATCCCCTTGTGGCGCTTGCCGGCAAGTGTTGGCCGAATTCAGCGATCACAATACAACCATTTACTTAACGAATCTTCATGGTGACATCGAGGAATGGACAATGGCTCAGTTGCTCCCAGGTGCATTTCAAGCCACAGATATGAAGGAACTAGGCAGCGGAGGGGATACAGAATGA
- a CDS encoding spore germination protein, producing MIQHILNNLTEFLGNPTDLQVHFLPTAEEKDQQAALIYLSSITDESKINELFIRPVIDELLSKDHTPPDLVKIFIQQKFPMNGSMIEKKVSVIAQQLFEGKCIFLAKDLTDVISVDTAQWNNRAVTAPETEHSLIGPRDAFVEDLNVNLSMIRRRIRHQDLQVEQFTMGTKSQTKVILVYMKQLVNKQVLEQMQQRIQNIEMDVLVDTTQLGHLILDKSNRFNPFPLFQTTERPDKTVAAMMEGRVLLLADTTPTCAIFPSTVSALYQTTDDYFFPSVSGTFIRLVRYVGMLTTLLLPGLYVAFTSVNSDALRIQFMLAVAASREGLPYPAYIEVLIMITLLELINEATVRLPKVIGGTATIVGGLIIGSSAAQSHLVSNIMIVVTGTVAIGSYTVANYMIGIAWRMCSYGLMLLAIPWGVDGMATGAALILLYLCHIKSMGIPYLSPLSTFQLKELFRDALIRLPAAMNPFRPSVYSKSAEGSRRVRIREGEDSL from the coding sequence GTGATCCAGCATATCCTAAACAATTTAACCGAATTTTTGGGCAATCCTACAGATTTACAAGTCCATTTCCTTCCCACCGCGGAAGAGAAGGATCAGCAGGCTGCATTGATTTACTTATCCAGTATAACGGATGAATCGAAAATTAATGAGTTATTCATACGCCCAGTTATTGATGAACTCTTGAGTAAAGATCATACACCGCCAGATTTGGTTAAAATATTCATTCAACAGAAATTCCCCATGAACGGTTCTATGATAGAAAAGAAGGTTTCTGTAATCGCCCAGCAGTTATTCGAGGGAAAATGTATTTTTCTTGCGAAGGATCTAACGGATGTGATTTCTGTGGATACTGCACAATGGAATAACCGCGCGGTTACCGCTCCAGAAACGGAGCATTCCTTAATCGGACCCCGAGATGCTTTCGTAGAAGATTTGAATGTCAACTTATCCATGATTCGCAGGCGGATTCGACATCAAGATCTGCAAGTTGAGCAATTTACGATGGGAACCAAATCACAAACCAAGGTGATCCTAGTTTACATGAAGCAGCTTGTTAACAAGCAGGTGCTCGAACAGATGCAACAGCGCATACAGAATATCGAAATGGATGTTCTTGTAGATACAACACAATTAGGACATTTGATTCTGGATAAGAGCAACAGGTTTAACCCGTTTCCTTTATTTCAAACAACTGAAAGACCGGATAAAACGGTGGCCGCTATGATGGAAGGTAGGGTTCTGCTATTAGCGGATACAACGCCTACCTGCGCAATTTTCCCATCTACAGTCAGCGCTTTATATCAGACGACTGACGACTACTTTTTCCCTTCTGTCTCTGGAACCTTTATTAGATTGGTGCGCTATGTAGGCATGCTAACTACACTGCTTCTTCCAGGATTATATGTAGCATTTACCTCAGTGAATAGCGATGCTCTTCGCATCCAGTTCATGTTGGCGGTAGCAGCGAGCCGTGAAGGGTTACCCTATCCGGCTTATATCGAAGTATTGATTATGATTACATTACTGGAACTGATAAATGAAGCGACTGTACGTTTGCCGAAGGTAATCGGAGGCACAGCAACCATCGTAGGTGGGCTCATTATCGGTAGTTCAGCGGCACAATCGCATCTGGTCAGTAATATTATGATCGTTGTGACGGGTACAGTAGCGATCGGCAGCTATACGGTTGCTAACTATATGATCGGTATCGCCTGGAGAATGTGTAGCTATGGTCTCATGTTATTAGCTATTCCCTGGGGGGTAGATGGAATGGCGACTGGAGCCGCCTTAATTTTGTTGTATTTGTGCCACATTAAATCGATGGGCATACCTTATCTCTCCCCACTCAGTACGTTTCAATTAAAGGAATTATTCAGAGACGCACTCATACGGTTGCCTGCAGCGATGAATCCCTTTCGCCCCTCCGTTTATAGTAAGTCAGCAGAGGGCAGTAGACGAGTTAGAATTAGGGAAGGTGAGGATTCTCTGTGA
- a CDS encoding Ger(x)C family spore germination protein, with protein MKQLISVWLIVLVCLTTVTGCSRVKQLNMISFVTAIGIDKAEDSGIVVHALIAIPGRFSALSPGAGGSDKQSPNYILSKEGSDVAEALSKMKRETARDLDFGHTRILLFSDELAKQGIEQYLDLFMRREEFQNNAWIAIGKGSTKDILQAKPEVPQSVNDYWVDVFSQAGSESMEILPIYLYQFNSYIQEPGKTPFAMEITMQEGGNQLRLADLGLFRKGKMVGTLTPVETAYLQLISGNRLRSSSLTIDKRNYTTLKYHSKKKITGEGIKLDMSFQLELDENPSSKFVSLAEMHKLEAEIADQIESNVIGLIKKLQELKLDPVGFGEKYRIKHGGELQEEEWLERIFPEMSLQIKVTVNLERKGMLT; from the coding sequence ATGAAACAACTCATTAGTGTATGGCTTATTGTCTTGGTTTGTCTGACAACAGTCACAGGCTGCTCCAGGGTGAAGCAGCTGAATATGATCTCCTTTGTTACCGCTATCGGCATTGATAAAGCTGAGGATTCTGGCATTGTCGTTCATGCCTTAATTGCCATTCCCGGAAGATTTTCTGCCCTTTCACCTGGAGCAGGAGGAAGTGATAAACAAAGCCCTAATTATATCCTTTCTAAGGAGGGCAGTGACGTTGCAGAGGCTTTGTCCAAAATGAAACGCGAGACGGCTCGGGATTTGGACTTTGGACATACTCGAATTCTTTTGTTCTCCGATGAACTCGCTAAGCAAGGCATTGAACAATACTTGGATTTATTTATGCGAAGAGAAGAATTCCAAAATAACGCATGGATTGCTATTGGGAAAGGAAGTACAAAGGACATTCTTCAAGCGAAACCAGAAGTGCCACAATCTGTGAACGATTATTGGGTAGATGTATTTTCTCAAGCTGGCTCTGAATCGATGGAGATCCTGCCCATCTATCTATATCAATTTAATAGCTATATCCAGGAACCAGGAAAAACGCCATTTGCGATGGAGATCACCATGCAAGAAGGAGGAAATCAGCTTCGACTAGCTGATCTTGGTTTATTTCGCAAAGGGAAGATGGTCGGAACACTAACACCAGTAGAAACAGCCTATCTACAATTGATCAGTGGCAATCGGTTAAGATCCTCATCGCTGACTATTGATAAGAGAAACTATACCACGTTAAAGTATCATTCCAAGAAGAAGATTACTGGGGAAGGAATCAAGCTCGACATGAGCTTTCAGCTCGAGTTAGATGAAAACCCTTCAAGCAAATTTGTATCTCTTGCCGAGATGCATAAGCTTGAAGCCGAGATCGCCGATCAGATTGAGAGTAATGTCATAGGGCTCATCAAGAAGTTGCAAGAGCTCAAGCTAGACCCTGTCGGTTTTGGCGAGAAATACAGGATCAAACATGGAGGTGAATTACAAGAAGAGGAATGGCTCGAGCGTATCTTTCCCGAAATGTCACTCCAAATCAAGGTCACAGTCAATCTCGAAAGAAAAGGTATGCTTACTTAA
- a CDS encoding MBL fold metallo-hydrolase, with the protein MKQTEVFSHLTAKKLSNRVYFMPHFSETDRPALGLICGDDMSVIVDSGNSPAHAMDFLHLVEQMDIAPVKFVVITHWHWDHIFGMNTMGLLSISHDLTKEKIKYLQTLKWDDASLDSRVSTGEEIEFCRDMIKREMPTRDHLKLKAPDISFHSKIELDLGGVTCIVEHVGGVHAQDSSIVYIPDEKIMFLGDCIYQDFYSGEWSYDLNELTLLLDKIKKYDVDYYVTGHQDPKEHAEMWSFFDDLTRIGEIVDKETSLDQAVSRFNEVQKTMPNEEQLEYIQNFVAGNIKMV; encoded by the coding sequence ATGAAGCAAACTGAAGTATTTAGCCACCTAACTGCCAAAAAACTTTCAAATAGAGTTTATTTTATGCCCCATTTTTCGGAGACTGACCGTCCTGCTCTCGGATTGATCTGTGGAGACGACATGAGCGTAATTGTTGATTCAGGTAATTCACCTGCTCATGCCATGGACTTCCTCCATCTCGTTGAACAAATGGATATTGCACCCGTGAAGTTTGTTGTCATTACTCACTGGCATTGGGATCATATCTTCGGTATGAACACGATGGGGCTATTATCGATTAGTCATGATCTAACGAAGGAGAAAATAAAATATTTGCAAACTCTTAAATGGGATGACGCCTCATTAGATTCACGGGTATCTACCGGGGAGGAAATAGAGTTTTGTAGAGATATGATCAAACGTGAAATGCCGACAAGGGATCATTTGAAATTGAAGGCACCGGATATTTCTTTTCATAGCAAAATTGAGTTGGATTTGGGTGGCGTCACCTGTATCGTGGAGCATGTTGGAGGCGTTCACGCACAGGACTCTTCCATTGTGTATATCCCTGACGAGAAGATCATGTTTCTAGGTGATTGCATTTATCAGGACTTTTATAGCGGGGAATGGAGCTATGACCTGAACGAACTTACCCTCTTATTAGATAAAATAAAGAAGTACGATGTAGATTACTATGTAACAGGGCATCAGGATCCAAAAGAGCATGCAGAAATGTGGAGCTTCTTCGACGATCTCACTCGGATCGGGGAAATCGTAGATAAAGAGACATCTCTGGATCAAGCTGTTTCTAGATTTAATGAGGTACAGAAAACAATGCCGAATGAGGAGCAATTGGAGTATATCCAAAACTTTGTTGCAGGAAATATAAAAATGGTATGA
- a CDS encoding pyrimidine-nucleoside phosphorylase — protein MRMVDLIEKKRDGKELTAEEINFIIEGYTKDQIPDYQVSAWTMAVFFRDMTDRERADLTMAMVNSGDTIDLSGIEGVKVDKHSTGGVGDTTTLVLAPLVAALDIPVAKMSGRGLGHTGGTIDKLEAIEGFHVELTKEQFVDQVNRHKVAVIGQSGNLTPADKKLYALRDVTGTVNSIPLIASSIMSKKIAAGSDAIVLDVKTGAGAFMKTAEDAKKLAHAMVQIGNNVGRKTMAVISDMSQPLGYAIGNALEIKEAIDTLQGNGPKDLEELCLALGRQMVFLANKAASLEEAEKMLKEVIHNGKALEKFKQFIASQGGDPSVVDHPEKLPQAAYRIEVPAKTDGTVAEIVADEIGTAAMLLGAGRATKDSIIDLAVGLMLNKKIGDSVKAGESLVTIHANRDQVADVMEKIYANIRIADHAVSPVLVHDIVTQ, from the coding sequence ATGAGAATGGTTGATTTGATTGAGAAGAAACGGGATGGCAAGGAATTAACGGCGGAAGAGATCAATTTCATCATCGAAGGCTATACGAAGGATCAAATCCCCGATTATCAAGTCAGCGCGTGGACGATGGCGGTCTTCTTCCGAGACATGACAGATCGAGAGCGCGCGGACTTGACGATGGCGATGGTGAATTCGGGCGACACTATTGATCTGTCAGGGATCGAAGGTGTAAAAGTCGATAAGCATTCCACCGGTGGTGTTGGCGATACGACGACCCTCGTGTTGGCACCGCTCGTTGCTGCTCTCGACATCCCTGTTGCCAAAATGTCCGGGCGTGGTCTCGGACACACCGGAGGAACGATTGATAAGCTGGAAGCCATAGAAGGGTTCCATGTAGAGCTCACCAAAGAGCAATTCGTGGATCAAGTAAACCGTCATAAAGTCGCGGTTATTGGCCAATCCGGAAATTTGACACCGGCCGACAAGAAGCTTTACGCACTGCGCGACGTCACGGGAACGGTGAATTCGATTCCGCTCATTGCAAGCTCGATTATGAGCAAGAAAATCGCCGCCGGCTCCGACGCCATCGTTCTCGATGTGAAGACAGGAGCAGGCGCATTCATGAAAACAGCAGAGGATGCTAAGAAGCTGGCTCATGCGATGGTTCAGATCGGCAACAACGTCGGACGTAAAACAATGGCTGTCATCTCTGATATGAGTCAGCCACTCGGGTATGCGATCGGAAACGCGCTGGAGATCAAGGAAGCCATCGATACGTTGCAAGGAAATGGACCCAAGGATCTGGAAGAACTTTGTCTGGCGCTTGGAAGGCAGATGGTCTTTCTCGCTAACAAGGCAGCATCACTTGAAGAAGCGGAGAAAATGCTGAAAGAAGTTATCCATAACGGGAAAGCATTAGAGAAATTTAAACAATTTATCGCAAGTCAAGGTGGGGATCCATCTGTTGTGGATCATCCAGAAAAGCTGCCACAAGCCGCTTATCGAATTGAGGTGCCTGCTAAGACGGATGGCACTGTTGCCGAAATCGTTGCCGATGAAATCGGAACGGCTGCTATGCTATTGGGCGCAGGAAGAGCGACGAAGGACTCCATCATCGACCTTGCGGTTGGTCTGATGCTGAACAAGAAGATCGGCGACTCGGTCAAGGCCGGAGAGTCTTTAGTTACTATACATGCTAACCGGGATCAGGTTGCGGATGTTATGGAAAAGATTTATGCCAATATCCGAATTGCCGATCATGCAGTTTCTCCCGTTCTCGTGCATGATATTGTAACGCAATGA
- a CDS encoding MerR family transcriptional regulator — protein MRKDQLYSIGQASKICNLSIQTLRFYDKIGLVNPSETDKYSGYRYYSNLDLLHIKIVQGLKSLNFKLEEISRTLKSEKLDRIMEMMETKHAETLQEVRRLEQIATTIEQRMNQMTYLQALGDEFKKLDVLVEMKYIPDRYVAFDRKRYACGMEPSIVRFTELFHKIEANGLIPSGYIMTIYHENIMTFDRQDSDIEVCIPVDRIGTAAAFTRLVEEGEYITALYCGVPNEESCKRIYGKLLEWMNTNGYDERGPAIEQYLVDMTQMSKPEEFIVELQVPIIKKSLTL, from the coding sequence ATGCGAAAGGATCAATTGTATTCCATTGGCCAAGCATCGAAGATTTGCAACTTAAGCATTCAAACGCTTCGCTTCTACGATAAGATCGGATTGGTCAATCCAAGTGAAACAGATAAGTACTCCGGATACCGATATTATTCTAATCTTGATCTCCTTCATATCAAAATCGTTCAAGGCTTGAAATCGCTAAATTTCAAGCTTGAGGAAATTAGTCGCACGTTAAAAAGTGAAAAGCTAGACCGCATCATGGAAATGATGGAAACCAAGCATGCGGAAACGTTACAAGAGGTTCGAAGGCTGGAGCAGATCGCGACGACTATTGAACAAAGAATGAACCAAATGACTTATCTACAAGCATTGGGTGATGAATTTAAAAAGCTTGATGTATTGGTTGAGATGAAATATATCCCGGACCGATATGTTGCGTTTGACCGTAAGCGTTATGCATGCGGGATGGAACCTTCAATCGTGCGATTTACAGAGCTTTTTCATAAGATTGAAGCTAATGGTCTGATTCCTAGTGGATATATCATGACCATATACCATGAGAACATCATGACCTTTGACCGCCAAGACTCTGATATTGAAGTCTGTATCCCCGTCGATAGAATAGGGACTGCAGCTGCTTTCACTCGCCTTGTCGAGGAGGGAGAATACATTACGGCACTCTACTGTGGCGTACCCAATGAAGAATCCTGCAAACGCATTTACGGTAAATTGCTTGAGTGGATGAATACCAATGGCTATGACGAAAGAGGCCCGGCTATAGAGCAATACTTGGTGGATATGACGCAAATGAGTAAGCCGGAAGAGTTTATCGTCGAGTTGCAAGTACCGATAATTAAAAAAAGTTTGACTCTATAG
- the deoD gene encoding purine-nucleoside phosphorylase, with the protein MSIHIAAKQGDIAETILMPGDPLRAKYIAENYLENPVCYNQVRGMLGYTGAYKGKRISVQGSGMGLPSISIYINELISEYGVKNLFRVGTCGSMQQHVHVRDIILAQASCTDSSMNHHTFGGYDYAPIASFPLLKVAYDYGVAKNLKLHVGNIFSSDVFYRDDKSIVQKLMDYGVLGVEMETSALYTLAAKFGVHALTILTVSDHLLTGEETTAAERQSTFNEMMEIALDTAISL; encoded by the coding sequence ATGAGCATTCATATTGCAGCTAAGCAAGGTGATATTGCCGAGACAATTCTGATGCCAGGTGATCCGCTACGTGCGAAATACATCGCAGAAAATTACTTGGAGAATCCCGTGTGTTATAACCAGGTCAGAGGTATGCTCGGCTATACAGGGGCATATAAAGGGAAGCGCATCTCTGTGCAAGGCTCAGGAATGGGGCTTCCCTCTATCAGTATTTATATAAACGAATTAATTAGCGAATATGGTGTCAAAAATCTATTCCGTGTTGGGACTTGCGGTTCGATGCAACAGCATGTGCATGTGCGCGACATCATTCTAGCCCAAGCTTCGTGCACCGATTCAAGTATGAACCATCATACCTTCGGTGGCTACGATTACGCTCCTATCGCCAGCTTTCCGCTTCTGAAGGTAGCCTATGATTATGGCGTGGCCAAAAACTTAAAGTTGCATGTCGGGAACATCTTCAGCTCGGATGTCTTTTACCGCGATGACAAATCCATCGTTCAGAAGTTGATGGACTATGGCGTGCTCGGTGTAGAGATGGAGACGAGCGCGCTCTATACGTTAGCAGCGAAGTTCGGTGTCCATGCCTTGACGATTCTGACCGTGAGCGATCATTTATTGACCGGAGAAGAAACGACTGCAGCGGAGCGTCAAAGCACCTTCAATGAAATGATGGAAATCGCACTGGATACTGCGATTTCATTATAG
- a CDS encoding aldo/keto reductase → MKYRSLGDSTLEISEVSFGTWAIGGSWGSKDDAESLRALAFAIDAGVNFFDTADVYGDGHSERLLAQATKGKEDQIHIATKFCRAGDIHDPTTYSEQSVRAYCEASLKRLERERIDLYQIHCPPLQILKEGSVFTVLDKLKSEGKIREYGVSVESVEEGLFCLKQPGVRALQVIYNLFRQKPAEQLLGEAKKTGVGILVRLPLASGLLTGKFSPSDTFEQDDHRNFNENGAAFNVGETFAGLGFSKGVELAEQLRWIAEGRDNMTRASLRWLLDHESISCVIPGFKNTRQVEDNLAALHVPSFTDEEMNRLSTFYKEQVHAHIKGSY, encoded by the coding sequence ATGAAATATAGAAGTTTAGGAGATTCAACGTTAGAAATTAGTGAGGTTAGCTTCGGTACGTGGGCCATCGGCGGATCGTGGGGTAGCAAGGATGATGCAGAATCGCTGCGCGCACTGGCATTCGCGATCGATGCTGGCGTAAACTTCTTTGATACCGCTGACGTATACGGTGATGGACATAGCGAGCGTCTGCTTGCCCAAGCGACGAAAGGCAAAGAAGACCAAATCCATATTGCGACCAAATTTTGCCGTGCTGGGGATATTCATGATCCCACAACCTATTCAGAACAGTCCGTGAGAGCGTATTGCGAAGCGAGCTTAAAGCGACTTGAACGCGAGCGAATTGATCTATACCAAATTCATTGTCCACCCCTTCAGATCCTGAAGGAAGGCAGCGTATTTACTGTGCTGGACAAGCTGAAGTCTGAGGGGAAAATAAGAGAATACGGCGTTAGCGTGGAATCGGTAGAGGAAGGGCTCTTTTGTCTGAAGCAGCCCGGTGTGCGAGCACTTCAAGTCATCTATAATCTTTTCCGTCAGAAGCCGGCAGAGCAACTTCTAGGAGAAGCGAAAAAAACGGGCGTCGGCATCTTGGTGCGGCTTCCACTTGCAAGTGGTCTGTTGACGGGAAAGTTTTCCCCATCCGATACATTCGAGCAAGATGACCACCGTAACTTCAATGAGAATGGAGCGGCATTCAACGTGGGCGAAACGTTCGCTGGGCTTGGGTTCTCCAAAGGTGTAGAGCTTGCCGAACAGCTGCGCTGGATCGCAGAGGGGCGTGACAACATGACGAGAGCATCGCTTCGCTGGCTGCTCGATCATGAGTCGATTAGCTGCGTGATTCCAGGCTTTAAGAATACTCGGCAAGTAGAAGACAACCTAGCCGCCCTGCATGTACCTTCATTCACCGATGAAGAGATGAACAGGCTTAGCACCTTTTATAAGGAACAGGTACATGCACATATTAAAGGTTCTTACTAA
- a CDS encoding NAD-dependent epimerase/dehydratase family protein, whose translation MNLILGTGPLAMSVMRELVKRGELVKMVNSSGIADVPQGVLLVKADLMDEGQATAVMKDARTIYQCAQPAYHKWGSLSARMQDNIVSGAMASEAKLVVAENLYMYGFVKGSIHEQLPDAPSSKKGEIRAALSQKLIKLHRDGSLQVAIGRGADFFGPCVRNSSVGDRFFKPIVEGKACTVLGNPDKKHTYTFIDDFGKALVLLSNHEDSFGQVWHVPNADTITTRQFAEMAYRIVGKPARVKSMGRGMLRLGGLFIPEARESIEMMYQFENDFIVDSRKFSDRFGVMPTPLEQALSLTIEWYLSRSSS comes from the coding sequence ATGAATCTTATATTGGGAACAGGTCCATTAGCGATGTCGGTCATGAGGGAGCTCGTAAAACGAGGCGAGTTAGTGAAAATGGTAAACAGCAGCGGCATCGCCGACGTGCCCCAGGGAGTACTGCTAGTTAAAGCGGATCTCATGGACGAAGGCCAGGCAACCGCGGTTATGAAAGATGCCCGAACCATTTATCAATGCGCACAACCGGCTTATCATAAATGGGGAAGTCTTTCTGCTCGTATGCAGGATAATATTGTTTCAGGTGCTATGGCTTCAGAAGCCAAGCTGGTAGTTGCGGAAAATTTATATATGTATGGCTTCGTAAAAGGGAGCATTCATGAGCAATTGCCGGATGCACCGAGTTCCAAAAAAGGCGAGATCCGCGCAGCATTGTCGCAAAAGCTAATAAAGCTTCATCGAGACGGGTCTTTACAGGTAGCGATAGGTAGAGGAGCCGATTTTTTCGGTCCATGTGTGCGCAACTCTTCTGTAGGAGACCGGTTTTTCAAACCAATAGTGGAGGGGAAAGCGTGTACAGTACTTGGGAATCCAGACAAGAAGCACACTTACACCTTTATTGATGATTTCGGCAAGGCGCTTGTTTTGCTAAGTAATCATGAGGACTCATTCGGTCAAGTATGGCATGTCCCGAATGCGGATACCATCACGACCCGGCAGTTTGCTGAAATGGCTTACCGGATTGTCGGAAAACCGGCGAGAGTGAAATCGATGGGCAGGGGCATGCTCCGACTGGGAGGGCTATTTATTCCGGAAGCTCGCGAGAGTATTGAAATGATGTACCAATTTGAAAATGACTTTATCGTGGATAGCCGTAAATTTAGTGATCGATTCGGAGTGATGCCAACACCATTGGAGCAGGCTCTGTCCTTAACTATAGAATGGTATCTTTCGAGATCATCGAGTTGA
- a CDS encoding NupC/NupG family nucleoside CNT transporter, which yields MSVLNAILGVLVVFGLTFWASNNRRKIRYRPIIVMIVLQTLLAYVLLFTSAGEVLIRGFASVFEKLLAYAADGINFVFGGLANDGQMVFFLSVLLPIIFISALIGILQYTTILPFVIRYIGLVLSKINGMGQLESYNAVASAILGQSEVFISVKKQIGMLPKHRLYTLCASAMSTVSMSIVGAYMTMIDPKYVVTALVLNLFGGFIVVSILNPYTVNKDEDILVVQAEEKQSFFEMLGEYIMDGFKVAVIVSAMLIGFVALISLINGIFSGIFGLSFQEMLGYVFAPIAFVMGIPWHDAVVAGSIMATKMVSNEFVAMLDLGNHPTLSAKSVGIISVFLVSFANFSSIGIISGAVKGLHEKQGNVVARFGLRLLFGATMVSVLSATVAGIFI from the coding sequence ATGAGTGTTCTAAATGCCATCTTAGGCGTCCTCGTTGTTTTTGGTCTTACTTTCTGGGCAAGCAACAACCGCCGGAAAATTCGCTATCGGCCGATTATCGTCATGATCGTCCTGCAAACGCTTCTCGCTTATGTATTGTTGTTTACGAGCGCTGGAGAGGTTCTTATCAGAGGCTTTGCCTCCGTGTTTGAAAAGCTGCTAGCTTATGCGGCGGACGGCATCAATTTTGTGTTCGGTGGCCTCGCGAACGATGGACAGATGGTGTTCTTCCTAAGCGTTTTGCTGCCAATCATTTTTATCTCCGCGTTGATTGGCATCCTGCAGTACACGACAATTCTACCGTTCGTCATTCGATATATCGGGCTAGTCTTAAGTAAAATCAACGGAATGGGCCAATTGGAATCCTATAACGCAGTCGCCTCTGCGATTCTCGGTCAATCCGAAGTGTTCATATCCGTCAAGAAGCAAATTGGCATGTTGCCGAAGCACCGTCTATATACCCTTTGCGCTTCTGCTATGTCAACCGTTTCGATGTCGATCGTCGGTGCGTACATGACAATGATTGACCCTAAGTATGTCGTTACCGCACTCGTTCTAAACCTGTTCGGCGGGTTTATCGTCGTCTCCATCCTCAACCCTTACACGGTTAATAAAGATGAAGATATCTTGGTCGTTCAGGCTGAAGAGAAGCAATCGTTTTTTGAAATGCTCGGCGAGTACATTATGGATGGTTTCAAAGTAGCGGTCATCGTCTCCGCGATGCTGATTGGATTCGTAGCGCTGATCTCGTTAATCAACGGGATCTTCAGCGGAATCTTTGGCCTTTCATTTCAAGAAATGCTGGGCTATGTATTCGCGCCGATTGCATTCGTCATGGGCATTCCATGGCATGATGCGGTGGTGGCGGGAAGTATTATGGCGACCAAAATGGTGTCCAACGAATTTGTGGCGATGCTGGACCTTGGTAATCATCCTACATTGTCCGCAAAATCTGTCGGGATTATATCGGTGTTCCTTGTCTCGTTTGCTAACTTCTCCTCGATTGGCATTATTTCCGGAGCGGTGAAGGGACTTCATGAGAAACAAGGGAACGTTGTCGCCCGGTTTGGTCTTCGATTGCTATTCGGTGCTACGATGGTAAGCGTGTTGTCTGCGACGGTGGCAGGGATTTTCATTTAA